GTCCGTCACCGGGCTGCCGCGCGTGCGCGGCTGAGCGTCAGAAACGGACGTCGGAGCAGGCGTAGAAGGCGTTGCCGGTGTCCGCGATGGTCCACACGCCGAGGATGATGTGCTGGCCGGTCTTCTGGGGCAGGACACCGCTGTGGGTGACCGTGGAGCCGGGCTGGCGGCCGCCGAAGGGCACCGCGAGGAACGGCTGCGGGTCCAGGTCGGCCCGGGTCAGCGGCTTGGTCGGGTCCCAGCCGTCCTTGGTGATGTAGTAGCGGAAGTCGGTCGTGGCGTGGCGGGCGGTGATGCGCCAGAGGAAGGTGTGGTTCTGGCCCGCGGTCAGCTTGGTGGTGGGCCACTTTCCGCCCCGGGGGTCATCCAGTTCGGAGAAACGTCCGATGCCGCCCGAGCAGATGTGGCCGTCGCCGGGACCGCGCGCGGGGAATCCCTTGGGGCCCTCCACGCTCGGCGGCTCCCACTGGATCTGTCCGCAGTTGCGGACGGTGCCGTTGCCGCACAGCTGCTGGCGGCTGACGGGCGAGTCGGTGTAGCCGTGGGCCTGGGCGCTGCCGCTGGTGGCCAGCATGGCCGAGCCGGCGAGGCCGAGGCCCAGGAGTAACGAGGTGAGCTTCTTGCGCATGATGTGCTCCCGTGGTCCGAGAGGATGCGGTTGTGTCTCACGTTCGGTGCGGTCTAGACCAAGTCAGAGGCTAGTCCGACGAGTTGGGCATGTCCATACCAATGAAGCCCCGGTGGATGGAGCCCGAAAGCCGTCGGCTTTCGGGCTCCATCCACCGGGGCCACCGGCACCGCTCAGTCCGTGGCTTCCGCCTCCACCGGCTTGGGGATGAGGAAGGACGTCGCGAAGGCCAGCGCGATGAGGACGACTCCGGCGATCATGCCTGCCGTGTACCCGGCGGGTGACGACTTGTCGGCCGGGGCGGCGGCGGTCTGCACGGCGTACAGGACCGCGAAGCTGAGGCCCGCGCCGAGGTTGAAGGCGCCCGCGTTCAGACCGGGCAGGAAGCCCGGGTTCTCCTTCGGGGAGAGCACGATGCCGAGCCCGTTGAGGACGATGTTGCCCACGCCCGCGTAGGTGACGCCGATCAGGATCGACGCGGCGAGCAGCAGCAGCCGCGAGTCGGCGTGCAGCGTGAACAGCATCAGGGCGACCGTCACGGCCGAGCCGATGAGTCCGAGGCGCAGGATGCGCCCGTAGCCGTACGTGGCCGCGAGGCGTCCCGCGAGGGGGCCCATGGCGAGGCCCGCGAGGGCGTACGGCGTCAGGGTCCACCAGGCGGACTGCTCGGCGCTCATGCCGAACCCTGCCTGCGCGTCCTGCGCGAAGGCGGGGATCATGCCGTTCATCACGGCGAACACGCCGGTCATGGTGAGGACCGTGGTGAGCAGCAGGGCCCAGGTGGAGCGCCGGCGCAGGTGGCGGGTGGCGACCAGGGGGTGGCTGCTGCGGTCCTCGATGCGCCAGAACAGGGCGAAGGCGATGGCGGTGACGACGAAGAGGCCCACGACGAGCGGCCAGTTCGCGTCGCCGAGCTTGCCCGCCTCGTTGAGGGCGATCAGCGCCGCGCCGACCGAGATGACCAGGAGGGTGACTCCGGGCCAGTCCATGCGGGAGTCGGCGTTGTCGGTGGAGGGGGCGGCCTTCGACTCGGGGGTGAGGGTGGCGACGAGGAGCGTGGCGATCGCGGCGACGCCGGCCATGGCCCAGAAGACGGACTGGAAGCCGTGGTGGTCGGCGAGGTAGCCGCCGGCCAGGGAGTCGACGCCCGCGATGCCGCCGTTGACGGCGGTGATGACACCGAGGAGCGTGCCGTACTTCTTCGGCTCGTGGACCTCGTTGCGCAGCATGATCAGGCAGAGCGGCACGGTGGGGCCTGAGACGCCCTGGATGACGCGGCCCGCGAAGAGCATCGGCACGCTCTCGGCGAGTGCGGCGACGACGCAGCCGACGACCATGAGGGCGAGCATCCCGGCGAGCACCTTGCGCCGTCCGACGAGGTCGCCGAGGCGGGGAAGGAAGAGCGAGAAGAGCGCGGCCGAGGTGAAGAACGCGGTCTGGGTGAGGCCCACCTCGGCGGAGGTCGCGCCGAGGGAGTCCTCGATGTTCTTCAGGGCGGGGCTGAGCATGCTCGCGTTGAGCTGGAACGCGAAGCAGGCCGCGAGGAGCGCGGTGACCAGGACGCCGATGCGCACCGGTCGGGAGCCGCGGGCGCCGCCCGGAGCGGCGGCGGGTTCGGTGAGGGCGTTCATGCGCTGACGTCACCGATCCGCTCGAGGGCGTCCACGATGAGGTCCCAGAAGCGCGTGTGGTCCAGGTCGACGGCGACCTGGGTGGTGCAGTCGTCCGGGGCCGGGGCGCGGAAGTCCGTCACGGTCATGCCGAGGGTGAGGGTTCCGGTGAGCTCGATGTCGACCGGAGCCTTACGGACGGTCATGACGCTCGGGTCGATGACGTAGGCGACGGCGCACGGGTCGTGGACCGGCGGGGCGTCGAAGCCCTGGGCCTCCAGGTACATGGCGCCGAAGAAGTCGAGGAGCTCATTGACGAAGAGGGCGGGCTTGGTGCCTACCTTGGCGATGCGCTCGATGACCTCAGGGGTGGCGAGGGCCTGGTGGGTCAGGTCGAGGCCGACCATGGTGACGGGCCAGCTCTCGTTGAAGACGATGTGCGCGGCCTCGGGGTCGATCTTGATGTTGAACTCGGCGACGGGGCTCCAGTTGCCCGTGTGGTAGCCACCTCCCATGAGGACGACCTCGCGGACGCGCTCGACGATGCGGGGCTCCTTGCGGGCGGCCAGGGCGATGTTGGTGAGTCCGGCGGTGGGGACGATGGTGATCTCGCCGGGCTCGTGGGCCATGACCGTGTCGATGATGAGGTCGACGGCGTGGCGCTCGTCCAGGGCCAGGGTCGGCTCGGGCATGACGGGGCCGTCGATGCCGCTCTCGCCGTGAATGTCGGGGGCGGTCTCCACGTCGCGTACGAGGGGGCGGGGGCAGCCCGCGGCGAAGGGGACGCCGGTGATGTTCGCGATGCGGGCCACCGACAGGGCGTTGCGGGTGACCTTCTCCAGGGTCTGGTTGCCCACCACGGTGGTGACGGCTACCAGGTCGACATCCGGGTTTCCGTGCGCCAGGAGCATGGCGATCGCGTCGTCATGTCCGGGGTCGCAGTCCAGGATGATCTTTCGGGGCATCGCGGAACCTCTTTGTTCGGCTGAGCGGGCGCCGCGCGTGCGGCGACGCTCGGGAAAACGTTCTCCCAAGACTGTGTGCACCGGCGCGAATTATGTCAATGGTCAACGACACAAACTGGCAAACTCGCCCGGAACGGACAGTGGGCCAGAGCGCATCGGCACCCACAGAATTGGTCCAACAGGGAGAATACGCCCGGAAAATCGGGCCTGGTGGCGGTGGTAGCCCGCTGATAACGTTTGCCGAAACGCATCGAAGGGTGGGCGCGGCGTGGCCGACGTAACGCTGAGAGACGTGGCCCGGGCCTCCGGCTGCTCCGTCGCCACGGTCTCCCGGGTCCTCGCGGGCACGCGCCCCGTCGGCGCCGAGACCGCGCGCCGGGTCCGCGCTGCCGCCGAGACGCTCGGCTACCGGCCGAACCACGCGGCGCGCGCCCTGCGCAGCCGCACCACGGGCACGGTCGGGCTCGTCCTGCCGCAGATCACGAACCCCTTCTACCCGACGCTGGTGCGGGAGTTGACGCACGCCCTGCACGCCGAGGGCCGTGCCGTGCTGCTCGCCGACTGCGACGACGACCCGGCGGCCGAGGCGGAGTACATCGCCGATCTGCTGGGTCGGCAGGTCGACGCGCTCCTGGTGATCCCGGCACACGAGGAGCGCAGCCGGGACGCGGTGACCGCGGCGGCGGCCCGGGTGCCGCTCGTCCTGATGGACCGCGGCTGCGGGCCCGCCGTCGCCGACTCCGTGGCGGTGGACAACACCGCGGGCATGGCGCTCGTCCTCGACCACCTGGCCGCCACGGGCCGCCGCCGCGTCTGCTTCCTCGGCGCGACGGGCACCGCCTCTGCCGCCGCGGAACGCCGGGGCGCCTACGCGGCGGGTGCGGCGGCCATCGATCCCGGCGCGCCGGACCGGGTGGCCCTCGGCGACTTCTCCGTGGAATGGGGCAGGGCCGCCGTCGACGAGGTGTGGCCCACCCGGCCCGACGCCCTCGTCTGCGCCAACGACCTGATCGCCATCGGCGCGCTCCAGCGCCTGCAGCAGCTCGGCGTCGATGTACCCGGCGAGGTCGCCGTCACGGGCTTCGACGACATCCCGATGGCGGCGCTCTCGGCGCCCGGCATCACGACGGTCCGCCAGCCGGTGGCCGAGCTCGCGGCGGAGGCGGCGCGGCTGCTCGGCCGCCGTCTCGCGGGCGGCGAGGACGGCCGCCCCCGGCAGGCGATACGACTGGCACCTGAGCTGGTGGTGCGCGAGTCGAGCGGGGTGGAGGCGCTCGGGTCAACGCTTCACGCGGTAGCGCGAGTAGAGGACGCCTGAGCCGAAGGAGCGGTGCTCGATGAGGTCGAGACCCACTCGGCGCTCGTTCCGGGCGAAGAACGGAGTTCCTCCGCCGACCAGCACCGGATAGGTCCTGACGCGGTATTCGTCGATCAGATCCAGCGTGGCCGCGTCGGCGGCGAGGCCCGCACCGCCGATCGCGATGTCCCCCTCCCCCGGCTCGGCCCGCAACCGCTCGATCTCCTGCGCCGGACTGCCCGAGGCAAGGCGGGTGTTGCTCGCCCGCACCTCCGTCAGCGTGGTGGAGAAGACCACCTTGGGGAGCGCGTTCCAGAGCGCGGCGAACTCGCGTGTGGGGGCGTCGAGCGAGGGGTCCCGGTCGGCGGTGTCCCAGTACAGCATCGTCTCGTACAGCCGCCGTCCCAGTAGGTGCGCGCCGAGTCCGCCCACCTCCTCCGTGGCCAGACGGAAGACGTCCTCGTCGGGCACCGACCAGCTGAAGCCGCCGTCCGGCCCGACGATGTAACCGTCGAGCGAAAGGCTCATCGAGTAGGTCACGCTGCGCATGGCAAGTCCTCCCGCCGACGGGCGTCGGGCGCCGACATGAGACTGGACGGGCCCTGAGGAAAGGCACTTGGCTTTCGACCTCAGTGTGGCGCGGACCAGCTGGACACGCCCCTCAGCCGACGGATCCCGGCACCGTCCACGCGTGGACCGGGACATCCTCCGTCGCTTGTTTCAGGGAGTGGCGGAAGATGTCACGGTCGCAGGCGCCGGCTCGGCGGGCGTGCCGGTGCCAGTGCGCGGGGGAACCGCCGGAGGCGACGCGGGCCTCGATGACGCCCAGCCATCGCTGGATCTCGTCGTCCGCGACGTCGGCCCCGGCCAGACCGCGGGCCGCGCGCCCCAGGAGGGATCGGACCAGGTCGTGCGCGTTCCGCTGCGCCGGCGCACCACGTGCCTGCGGCCACCACAGCGTGGCGTTCAGTCCCTGGCGGGCGGCGGCGTAGAAGTTGGCGCGTGCGTGGGTGAAGGGCAGGGCGGGCACCACCGGCTCGTGGTCGGCCGCGTGGTCCAGGACGAGGCCGATCAGCAGGGCGGTGTTGGCGGCCATGTCGGCGGGGGTGGGGCCGGAGGGCAGCGCGCGCATCTCGATCCGCAGGTGCCCGTCGCCGATGGGGTCGTACACGGGACGGTTCCACCACCAGACGGTGCCCATGTGCAGCCGCAGCTCTTCCAGCTCCGCGGGTCCCCCGTGATCCGTTTCCTCCGTCGGCGCCGTGTCGGCGCACATCGGCAGGAGCGGGCGGTGCCTGCACGCGGCCTCCATGAGCTCGCCGACCCCGTCGCGCACCCATCCCTCGCCGAAGCCCGTACGTTCGAACGAGCCGGATGCGGGCGAGCGGGGCGTGCCGAACGCCTGCTCGTACCACGGAATGCGGCTCTCGTCCCACAGCAGGCGGCCGAGGAGCACGGGAGAGTTGGCGCAGACCGCCAGCACCGGGGCGATGACGAGCTGCGCCGCGTTGTAGAAGCGGGCGAAGTCCGACGCCGGGACGGTCAGGTGAATCTGCCAGGAGCTGACCGCTCCCTGGGCGCACACGGTGTCGGAGCGGAGGCGGCAGCTCTGCTCTCCGTGGACGTGGACGTTCAGGTCGCGCGGTGTGCGGCCGAGGGCGTCGTCGAGGAGGCTGTAGCGGCGCTTCGGGGAGACGTTGTGCCGTGTGAGGTCGCCGGGGCGCAGGGTGGGCAGGATGCCCGAGCAGTACGGCACCGCGTCGTGCGGCAGGGCGGCCTTCGCGACCGCGTTGAGCAGGTCGCGTGTTTCCTGGTGCAGGGCGGTGAAAGGGGAGCCTCGCAGGGGGACGGGGGTGAGGTTCCCCTCCAGGTTGTACCGGTTGACCTCGAGGACGAGCCGCGGGTCGGCCGCGGCGAGGCGGACTTCCTCGTTCCGCGCGACGGGGAGGCCGTCGTCCGGGTCGGCCAGGAACATCTCCAGTTCGGCGCCGAGCATCGGTTGCGGGAGGCCGAAGGAGGACCGGGTGAGAGTGTCGTCGAGGACACCGAGCGACTGTTCCAGCCTCGTGCGGAAGAGCTGGTGGTCCTCATCCGTGAACACGGTCTGCCGCAGTTCGCGACCCATGGCCTGCTCCTAGTCCGACGCATCGAGACGACGGCTTCCTGCCCCCGACGAGGGCGACCCACCGTTTGGAGTCGTTTAACTGCAGTATGTGGCGATTACCCGTCCTCGGCGCCCCGAGATGACGGAGGCCAGGCCCGGCGCCGCGCGATACGGCCTGAATACTGGCCGCCATGAACGATGTCGAGGTAGTCGTCGCACATTCCGAGCGCACCACCCTGCGCGTCGGCGACATGTTCCTGAAGGTGGACGCCGATCCACAGCGCCTCGAGGCCGAGGTCGAGGCGATGGCACTGGTGCCGGTCCCGACCCCTGAGGTCCTGTGGCACAAGCCGTCCGTGCTCGCCATCGCCGCGGTGCGGGGGGCGGCGCTCGGCCGGCTCGGCGAACCGTCGACCGCGTCGCCCGCGGCCTGGGCCGCGGCGGGCGCAGCCGTCCGCGAGCTGCACGACGCGCCGCTGCCCACCCGGACCGGTCGCGGCCCGGAGGAGCTGGCCGCGGAGCTCGACGCCGAATGCGCGTGGCTCGTGGCGAACGACGTCCTGCCTGCCGACCTCGTCACCCACAACCGCCGGGTGGCCGAGGCCGCGCTCCGGCCGTGGAAGCCGGTCTTCACCCACGGTGACCTGCAGATCGCCCATGTCTTCGTCGAGGCAGACCAGGTCACGGGCATCATCGACTGGTCCGAGGCTGCCCGCGGCGACGCCCACTTCGACCTGGCCGTCCTGACGCTCGGACACGAGGACCGTCTCGACGACCTGCTCACGGGCTACGGCACGGACGTCGATGTCGACGTGATCCGCGCGTGGTGGTCCCTGCGCAGCCTCCTCGCCATTCGCTGGCTGGTGGAGCACGGCTTCGACCCGACCGCTCCGGGGTGCGAGATCGACGTACTCAGGGCTCGGATGTGAGGGTAGGTGAGGGAGATGACGCTGGGATTCAGTCGGGATGGATCCGGAACCGGACATGCTTCGGCTCGCCGGCCGAACGGCGGCTGAGCAGGGCGTCCGCAACGTGACATGGGTGCTGGGCTCCGACGCCGTCGTTCCGGTGGTGGGGGCGTTGGTGGGGCGCGAGTCCCTGGCGATGGCGGTGGTCGGGCAGGCACTGCACTGGATGCGGCACGAAGAGCTGTTCCGCACTCTGCGGCCGCTGTTCCGCGCGGGCGGGGGGCATCGCGGTGGTGGCCAACGGCACCCCGTTGTGGCTGCAGGACAGTGCCTGGTCGCGCGCTCTGCGGGCCGGTCTCGAGGATCACTTCGGCACGAGCCTGGAGGCGACCTGCGGAACCAGCGCGCGTGACCGGCGTCGGTACGCGGAGGCGCTTCGGTCCGCGGGGTACACCGAGGTGCGGGACACGGTGATCGACTACAGCGACGAGCTGGGCTTCGACGAGCTCATCGGCGGCGTCTGCTCCGCGATCCCCGCGGACGAACTGCCGGACGACCGGGCGGCGTTCGCCGAACGGATTCGCCGGTCGCTCCCGCCCGGTCCGTATCTCGAGACGATTGAGGTCTCCGTACTCGTGGGCCGGGCGGCGTGATCGGTGCCGTGTTCCGCACGGCGACCGTTCGCGGTCCGTCCCGCCGCCGCGCGACGGCGGGACGCTCACCGCCTCGGCTCAGCGGGCGACCCGCCACGTGAGCGAGTCCGTCAGGAGGACGCGCAGGTCCGGGGCGCGGACCGCGTCCGTCGGGTCCGTGGCGCGGACCGTCAGCTTGTGGCTGCGGCCGTCGGCCGGGACGCCGAGGGAGCGGGGCGTGACCACCAGGTCGCCCCGGGCGCCGCGGACCTCGCGGCCGTCGACGCTCCAGCGCAGCCGGACGCCGTCCGCGACGCGCACGCGGACCTTGTCGTCACGGCGCACCGCGCGGTCTGTAGCCGTTTCCGCGGTGACGACCGACGCGTGCCGGTGGAAGCCCGCGATCATCGCCTCGCGGCCGGGGAGGTTGAACTCGCGGCCGAGCGTGCGCATGATCGAGTCCGTGGTGGGGCGGTAGAGCCCGCGGGGGTAGTAGCCGCCGCCCTCGTACGCGCCCACCTTGCCGCCGTCCGGTGAGGTCTGGCCGATCCAGCGGTACCACTTCTTCTTCTGGGCGGTGAGCTGTGCGGCCGTGAGCTTGCTGGTGTTGCTCTCCCAGGGCTCGGCGCCCGTGTACGTGCCGTACTCCTCGTACCAGTACTCGTCCGCCAGCTTGCCCAGCGAGTGCCCGGTCTCGTGGACGACGACCTGGTCGGACTGGGCGTTGTCCGACGAGGCGGTGGCGATGCCGTCGTAGCCGGACGGCGAGGTGATGTCGTTGTAGCCCGCGCCGCCGTACTTCGTGGAGTTGGCGAGGACGATGACGAGGTCGGGGTCCGCGGCCTTCTTCGCGTACGTCTCGACCTTGTTGGTGTCCACGCACAGCAGCCGCTCGATGCCGTCGCAGAAGAAGGCCGAACCGAGTGCGGTGTCCTTCACGGTGCCGTTCGCCGGGTCGTTGGAGACGCCGGACTGGCGGGAGACCGCGTCGACCGCCCAGACGTTGAAGAGGCTCTTGTACGACGCGTAGGGCTCGACGGCCGAGACCTTCGCCCACTTGGCGCGCACGTCGGCGTGGAAGTCCGCCTGCTGAGAGGCGGTGTAGCCGTCGCCGATGAAGACGACGTCGAGCTTGGTGCCGGTCGGTCCCGCTTGCACGATCGGGACGACGTCGCCGTCCCCCTTGATCTTCTCGCGCGCGCTCGGCGAGAGCGTCGGGGAGGCGGGGACGTCGGTGTGGCGTGGGTGGGCGTCGGGTCCCGTGAAGTACTCGACGCGCTGGGACTGCGCGGCGGCGCCCGGCTCCGGGGCCGGGTTCGCGGCCGCTGCCGTGCCGACGGGCCCGGTGGCCGCGGCTGCCGCGGCGAGGGCGATGCCCGTGGCGAGCGCCACCCGTAGCGGGGTGCGTCTGGTGCGGATGGATATTCGATGCGTGGGGGGCATGGGCGTCCTTCCGAAGTCCACGATATAAATGGTGGGTTAAGCAGAGTTAAGGCGCGGCTCAACGTAGAGGCTCCCGGGATTCGAGGCAATGGGTGAGCTTCAATTTGCCGGTGGGGTGGGTGAGTTCACGCCGACGGAATGAGCGGATCCGCCCGGCTCCTCGTACGAAGAGCCAAGCCTCCCGGAGAGAGGACGCAGTGACGCACAGGAGTTCCGACGGCGTGCCCGTCGACGACCCGGCCGAGATCGGACGGCGCGTCCTGCGCCTGCGCGGCGAACGCGGGCTCACACAACGCCAGTTGGCCGAACCCGCCTACACCGCCGCGTACGTCTCCACGCTGGAGTCCGGCAAGGTGCGCCCCTCCGAGGCCGCCCTGCGCCACCTCGCCGACCGCCTCGGCGTCAGCTACGAAGAACTGGCCACCGGCCGCCCCGCCCACCTCGCCGCGGAGCTGCGCCTGCGCCTCACCGACGCCCGCCGCGCCCTGGCCACCGGCGCCCCCGAGGACGCGGCCGAGCTCTTCCGCACCGCCCACGAAGAAGCCGTCACGCACGGCCTGGCCGATGAGCAGGCCGACGCGCTCCTCGGCCTCGGCGACTGCCTCCTGGAGTCCGGCGAACTCACCGACGCCCGCGACCGGTTCGCCGCCGCCGAACGGCTGCTCGCCGAACAGCCGCTGCCGCGCCGCGTCCCCGCCGTACGGGGACGCGCCACCGCGCACCTGCTCAGCGGTGAACTGCGGTACGCCTGCTACCTCCTGGAGAGAGCCCTCGACGAGCTCGACGCAGCCGGGCTGCACGACCCCGAGGCCCTGCTGCTCCTCTACACGGCGTCCATCGCGCCCTACATGGACATGGGCGCCCACGCGCGTGCCGCACACGCCGCCGAGCTGGCACTCGCGCTCGCCCCGCGCGTGGGCGACCCCGCGCTGGTGGCGGGGATGCACCGCGGGGTGGCCCGTACGCTCATCGCGGAGGGCCGCATCGCCGAGGCCGACGCGTCGCTCGCCAAGGCCCAGGAGCTCTACCGCCAGCTGCACATCCGCACGGAACTCGCCCACTGCCACTGGATGCGCGGCTATGTGCACGCCCAGGACGGCGACTTGGGCCATGCCGAGAACGAGCTGCGCACGGCCCGCGACATCCTCGCCTCCAAGCGGGCCGCGCTCTTCACCGAGCAGGTCGAGGTCGAACTGGCGGACGTGCTGCGGCGGCGCGGCAAGACCGACGAGGCCGAGGCGCTGCTGCGGCCCCTGCTCACTGCGGGCGACGACGAGCAAGGGCGTGCCGGGCCGCTCGGCGCCGGACGCGGCGCGGTGCACGCGGGCGGCGCGCACCGGCTGCTCGGCCTCATCGCCGAGGAGCGGGGCGACACGGAGCGCGCCGAGGAGCACTACTGCGCCGCGCTCTCACTGCTCGAACGCTCCAGTGCGGTGGGCGATCTGGCCGACCTCTGCCGCCTCCTCGGAGATCTGCTGCGGCGCACGGGGCGCGTGGAGGCCGCGATGGACGCGTACCGCACGGGCCTCGGCCACCGGGCCGCGCCCGGCACCACCACGCTGGGCCCCGCGCCCGCCACTCCCCCGATGTGACCTGCCCTTCCTCCGACGTGCCCAGTCGCTGCATCGAAAGATGTACGGCGATCTCCTCCACCGTCACGACTCCCGTGATCGCGGGGACGCCCAGGATGGTGAGTACGCCCTGCCCCAGTTGTGAGGAGGCGGAGGCGAACGGCATCGAGGAGAGACAGTGGTTGTGGGACGGGCACTCGGCGGCGGCCTCATCATGGGCGTGGCGCTCGGCGCGGGTACGGCAGTGGGGCCGGCGCTCGCCGACGGTCTCGGCCTCACCGGGTTCGCGGCGCGGCTCGTTCCTGCCGCGCTGGTCAGCGCGGTGGCGGTGCCGCTCGTCGTGTTCACGCTGCGCCGCCGGGGCGGCTCCTTGCGCGACATCGGCTTCGGTGAGCGGGGCGGGAATCTGCGGGCTTTGGCCATCGGAGCGGGGGTCACCTCCGGCGCCGCCGCACTCGTGCTGGGCGCGGCGACGGCCGCCGGGCTGCTGAGCTGGTCGCGTCCGGACGTGCCCGAGCTCGCCGGATTCCTGGTGACGAACGGCGCGGTCGCTCTGCTCCTGGAGGCGCTGCCCGAGGAGACGACGCTGCGGGGGCAGACGTGGACCGCGCTGCGCGGCCGGTTCGGCGGTGTCGTCTCCGCGCTCGGCACGACGGCCGTGTTCCTCGTGGTGCCCGGCCTGTCGACCGTCGTGGAGGCCGGGGTCGCGCCGCTGGTCGGGCGTGCGGCCGGACCCGTCGGCCTCGCGCCGGGCGGACAGAACCCGCTCGACTACCTGATCCTGCTGGTCTTCTTCGGCCTCATGCTCGTCACGGCCCGCACGGCGGTGCGGCGCGCCCCGCTGTGCGCGGGCATCGGGGCGCATCTGGCCTTCCTGACCGTCAACCGGGTCGTGTTCGAGGGGGACGAGCGCGACGCGGGCTGGTCCGTGCACCTGTCGTCCCCGGACGTGGAACTCCTCGTACCGGTCTATCTGCTGGTGGCCATGGCCGGGTTCGCGGCGTGGCGGTGGACGGAGAGGCGGCGTGGGGGCGCGCCGTCGGCGGCGGGCGTCGGCTCGGTCAGTCGTCGAGCAGCCGCCACGCGGTGAGCGCGAGCCGCGCCCGGCTCAGTGCAGGTGGAGGAGGTCCGCGGCCCGCCGCAGGGAGCCGGTGGAGCAGTAGGCGTCCAGCGTCTCCAGGTCTTCCGGGCGCTCGGCGAGCGCCGAGACGGCGACGACATCGGGGTTGTCCCGTACGGCCTCCTGAGGAATGTGCGCGAGCAGCGCCAATGCCCCGAGTTCGTCGTACGGCACGACCGGCCGGCCCTCGGTGGCGACGAAGCGCAGGGCCGTGCGCGCCTGCCGCCACGAACGGTCGGGGCGCCGATCCGGTCGAGCGGCACCTGCGTGCGTACGGCGACCACGCGCACCGGCAGGTCGGCGGCGAAGCCGAGCAGCCGCAGGGCACGCGCCCGGGCGGCCTCCTCGCTGTCCGCGCTGATGGCGAGCTCGACCAGGGCGGGGTCGGCCATGGTGGTGCGGGCGGGGCCGTACCGCTCGACGGCCGCCGCGGCGGCGATGGCGAGCCGGTCGAGGAGCACCTCGTCGAGCGGGTTCGGCGGTCCCGGACGCTCCAGCCACACCGGGCCGATCTCCTCGCGCTGGCGGACTGAGGCGGTCGTCGCGATCCGGGCGCGGCCCGGATACGCCTCATGGACGCCGTGGGCGACGTGCTGCACCATGGGCGGGCCAGACCGCTGTTCGTGCCACGACAGTCCGGGCCGATGC
The window above is part of the Streptomyces venezuelae genome. Proteins encoded here:
- a CDS encoding helix-turn-helix domain-containing protein translates to MTHRSSDGVPVDDPAEIGRRVLRLRGERGLTQRQLAEPAYTAAYVSTLESGKVRPSEAALRHLADRLGVSYEELATGRPAHLAAELRLRLTDARRALATGAPEDAAELFRTAHEEAVTHGLADEQADALLGLGDCLLESGELTDARDRFAAAERLLAEQPLPRRVPAVRGRATAHLLSGELRYACYLLERALDELDAAGLHDPEALLLLYTASIAPYMDMGAHARAAHAAELALALAPRVGDPALVAGMHRGVARTLIAEGRIAEADASLAKAQELYRQLHIRTELAHCHWMRGYVHAQDGDLGHAENELRTARDILASKRAALFTEQVEVELADVLRRRGKTDEAEALLRPLLTAGDDEQGRAGPLGAGRGAVHAGGAHRLLGLIAEERGDTERAEEHYCAALSLLERSSAVGDLADLCRLLGDLLRRTGRVEAAMDAYRTGLGHRAAPGTTTLGPAPATPPM